Within the Epinephelus lanceolatus isolate andai-2023 chromosome 22, ASM4190304v1, whole genome shotgun sequence genome, the region AGTCAGTGTCGCCAGATCTTGGTAACAGACCTGACAGGACGTGAAAGGCCACAGTCAATCTTTTACAGTAGATGTTGTACAGGCCGAGCTTTTCATACTAAGAAGATGTGATCTGAATTTGATGCGGGTCATGTAAACAACATATTCTGTTGAACAGTCCCGATTAGGAATTTTCCAAATGCAGCATTTGCAGAATAAGACATGTGGGACAGACTGCTATTATTTGGGTTTCAATAGTagtctttggacatgtatacagtgcATTTGGGGGTTTCTATTGCATGTTTGCGACATGCGGCCTCGTGCCTGTTTTCggtcagctctgtgcgttgtcatggatacaTTGGACACAAATCAACTCGCCAAGTTTCCAAGGCTGTgcggtagagatgcatgcccaaaaagaaaagcccacatttctggtcagaaggagaaacacacctaacTTGACTTGGATATGAAAAGGGTTTTGGATTTGCGCACATACGGCAGCGCTGATCTTTTCAAGACGGTggttgaaagaaagaaagcggGAGACTGTGTTCGCCACTGGTGGGAAAACTTAGCCAAAAATCCTTGCACAAGGGACAGTCATTCCACCTACCCATATTTTAATGTGATAAACATGTTAGTGCACGTTAATCTGAGTATTCACAGCTGCATTTGAACAGCAATATGAgcagaatattcattttcattagccatgttaaCAGCTTAGAAGAAATATTGTCTATTTTTTCTGAatataaactgaatattttgtgcatgtaaacacagtccGTTCTTTAACAAAATTGGAAATAGCCGAacaagagctgcaacaatttgtCCACTTATCAATCCGTGTATCGACAGAAAAATCATcaacaactattttgataaatgattaaccgttaaaataatttttatggacaaataataataactgtatAATTTAATGCAGCCTCATACACACGTGCCCTgctaattaaaaacaacaactttcacAGTTGTGCCTCACATCTTTTAGCCTATTTCTGCACATACGGACGAGGTTGGTGTACCTGGCAGTGGTTCCTGGCCTGCTCCCAGGTGAGATTTCCCGAGTGAAAGAAGTAGTCTTGTTTTGCAGCGCTGCACGTCAACACCAAAGCTGAAGGAGCACACAGAAAGGAGATGAGCTGTTTGTGTTGACACAGGTTTTTTAAAGTCGGGAGGAACTGATATGATCTGACAGACGGGACAAAAGCAAAGCATAATGATTTTCTCTTTAAATTGATTATTTTGTCCAACCTACTGACTCAACAGTGTCTACAGGTTAAATATAatgctttattttgaatttaatgCTTTTCAAGACCTGTTTAAGACACCGTGTAACCAATTTcaggacagatttttggacaaattatGTTTTACCTATTTAAGCATCGCAGGTAAGAACTGCAGGTAAATCGTATACGTGTGGTCTCGTGCAGAGAAAAGggttatgtaggaatatggttattagagcgAGTGAAGTCAATCtgcattttgccaacaggtaagtgcaagtatgaagtaaaattacagtattatattcttaattttctgtcagttgattaatcgactaatcatttcagctgtaactggtgactaaagctgtcagataattgtattgcagtaaaaagtacaatactaCGTATGAAGTGGCAGTGAAGAAAatacagggtgtctgcaggtatgAACAAATTAAgactttaaagactttttaataccACTTTAAATTAAACACGAAACTTGTGATGGAAATACACACCCAAAGTTAATTATACTCTTTCCAAGTGAACAAATGACCAGTAAGGTAAAATGACACAGAGGATACTTTCTGTGCTTACGGCTATAGGCACAGAAAAAATAAGCTTATGAGCAGGCTGGCGAGCGCAGCCTTAGTTTCATGAGGAAGACTCATTGTGTGATCCAAGTATGTAGAGGGGGCGAAAATGGGTGCACTGAGCGCATACAggtgttgtgtcaaagtctgttccCCCATTGAATCATGTTTCCCTCCTGTTAAAAAGATGTTTCCTGAAGCATCAACACCAGAAATCCTCACTGTGATGTGactaaaaaatatttacaacCAATTTactctgaatttaagacattttgatACTTTTTAAGGCCTTTTATTAATAAACATGcataaatgacattttaaaggccCGTAATCACCCTGAAAATTCTAATAAAAGCACAAatacttaaaggagctatatgtaagaaatctaaagcaaatagttgtaaaatcctcctaatatgtcacagagactaaggaataatgttcatataacatactgatctcaccgacaaaactatagtacagccagaatatttgcatctaaaaaattttttttgcagtctgcaaatcatgtttatgttttgaatttgtgttttggcctgttgcatcacccaccgccgtctaccagtcacgcagtcagtagagtctcagcatcagttacagctacagcagcacggcaagcagcattagcagtgtccctagtacatttggccacattcttacatacagcacctttaaaatATGTACTTGAGTTACATTTTGTAAGTGTTATCTTTCTCAGAACTGGTGGTCATATTTCACCCTTTTTTGAGAATTGGGACAACTTATGTCCTgccaaaaaacacttaaaattatAACTTATGAACACACTAAGTTTGTTTCCGGGGTTAAACATTaatttttaagtgtttatatTTAGGAAATAAGTATGATTCATAAAATAGGTTGATCTGCTTTCATCTATTAACTTCTAAACTTGCCCCGTGCCAGAAAACACACGTCCCAGACAAATAAATCACAAAtttaaactattaaaaaatgtgttaaaagccttcaaaatctaaaacgAACTGTACGTACTGATAACATCGGTGTAAAAATGTTCTGCTACAACACAGTTATATCCAGAATGTATAATGGCatccaaaaatcaaaacaagacagtacaatatatatataaatatatataaaggaGAAGTGGGAAAAATAAGGAAAGGCAGTGATCTCGGTGGAGAGTTGGGAAAGAGTGTGTCGGCTACAATGGAGGTCAACAGGGTCAAACATATGGCGTGAGTTTTGTTGGAAGAACATAGTGAGATTTTTTATCACACCCATTCAGAAACTACATCAGGGTAATGGTGATTTTTGTTGGAGACCATGTGGCACTAGTGGAGCCAATCACTTTCATATTTTCTGGGACTGCCAGGTTATCAGAGAATTTTGGGAAGAAATCCATAAACATATAACAAATGTAATGGGGATGAATATTATCTTCAACTATGAATCAATGTATTTGGGAGATATCGGCTTTCACAATTGGAACAAGAATGATAAAAAATTGCTTTATGTACTACTGGCAGCTAGTAAAAAAACTATCACAAGAAAATGGCTTAAAGTAGAACCACCCACCATCGAGGAATGGATAGATATAGTACAAGAAATTTACATTATGGAAAAACTATCATTTTCCCTAAGAGTACAAACAGAAAAGTTTTATCGGATTTGGTCCAAATGGACTGAGTACACAAAACCTGTAAGATATGATTTCACTTGAGGCTATTTGTAATTTGTGACTATCCACTCTTCATTTAAAATACTTTTGTGTGTACCACTTGAATAAGTATTctatttaagattttttttttaatttgttttcactgtgtgaaaCTGAGATGCCTCAGGAAGTGAGCTCCCCTGGTTCTGTTCACTGGATACAATActtgaatgactttaaaataaCTTGGAAGAGCAGCATGGAAAAGACACTTGGACTTTCTGTAATCACCCCACCCAATTACCAAGGCGAATGGGGCGGATAAACCAAGGGAAAAGACATTTTAGGGATCTTGATTATCATGATTGCAATGTTGTAAATTAAACTGTAAATATTTTGCTTTTCcgaataaaaagaaaatttcaaaaaaaaaaaaagttctgctACAATTATcctgttttaaaatatatatttttgtgaaaatgttggcCCTTTAAAGATGTGTCACAGACTTCTGTCAACTCCATCACACATCGTTTAATCACAAAGAGTTATCTTCATCCTCAGGACTCCTGTCTCACTCCCTGGCTTCCTAAATGGTGGGAATGCTGCTGAAGTGGTGGACAAACTTTCtattttttgacaaattaatttaataatattgCTATCAGTTGTGTCCCAACCCAACAGGTCAACTCTGTAGCCCttctaaattaaaacaaaaaaaaatattaatggtTGTAAAAATTAGTATTTTGATTGGAATTAAATTAACTTAGCAACTAGGACTGCtatgaaattaataaatgttaCTTTTGTCAATTCTATAAGATGTCAACTATGTCAGAGTTTGCTTTCCTTTAACATTCTATCAAGATTTAGATTAGCTGATAATATCAATTAGCTGTagctcaattttttttttttctgactctAAAATtactgaacacagaaaataatacTCACCCCAAGAAATTAGGATGGAGACTTTACACTTGAGAGACAACTCCCCCATCTTGGATTCCTGTGGATCCTAGATTCAGGTCAGCTTCAGGAAATTTCAGCTActgtgaaatgaaattaaagcaGACACCAGATAAAATACATTGAGATTAAATAAAGTCAGACTGATGCTGTCTCCCTACTCACCCAGGCTACAGATGCATCCTGCTTCACTGAACAGAAGGAAATGACCTCCCAGTATGAGAGACActcacacaacacaaaacacacctgttcaGCAACATGGAAGATCAATAGGTCATTTAACTAGCAACAAAAGACTATTCAACACCTTCGGATGCTCCTGATTTGCATCCACGTTTTTCACTCATGCAAAGTACTAACGGGGGAAAAACGCAGATGATGTCATGCTTATGAGTGCAATAAGATGTTATGCTGTATAACAAAACACACCAACAACAGTTTGACGTTACATGTTTATTTTGGCATTAAGCATCAAGTTACAAAATGCAAATTAGTACAAAAAAAGCCATGAAAAAATAACGACAATGAAAAATATTGAAAGATAAAGCTCTTATACAAAACTAAGATCCCAAAATAATCTACACagatacagaaataaaaataaagaatgcCTTTAAGTATACTTTCttggcagtgtaaaaacagaaagtgGTTAACGTGGCTGACAGTGATTGGTCACATCAAACTGAAGTGCTGACTCAGTGATAAAACAGCATGATCTGTGGGTGAGAGGCCAAATATGACGTCATGAACTCATATCACATTCATCAAATTAGACAGGCAgtagttttttaaaatctgaacTGAGTGGTTTGCACCTCATCACTATGTTAAAGGTGTTATTCTGGTTTTATTGTGCCCATGTTTGTACTGTTTTAAAAGTCTAAATTTTTGTCCAATTTCCCTGTATTTGTATGTGAAAATAACTCTTTTCCCTCCTCTCATTTTCCCTCTGCTGAATATAAAAGTTACTAATACTAAAAGGTGATTAGCTTGTGGGGTGATCCAGCCAGCCCCTCATCATCATCCCAAATCTACTGTTAATCTTCACAAAAATCATGACAGCATGTGTTCCCTGCAAGCAGAATCACCACCACTAAAGAGGCGGCGGCGACGACAGACAGatccttaaaaataaaaagggctAAATTGTATTTACAGCTCTTTGTGATGGAAAATAAAGTAAacggagtaaaaaaaaaagcctgtgcGCTCTTTAATCTGGCCTTTCGTTTGTTCCTGTGTGTCTAACTTGCATTTTTATGCCCAAGGACATCTAATCAGAGCCGGACTGAAACATTTGTGCCGATCGGACCACCTGACACAACACCCAGGAGGAGAGCCAGACAGGGTGTAAGTGACTGAAATTGCATGGGATGTGGTACAGTAATACAGCCACATTAATGGAGGTAAACATCCATTCAAGTCTTAGAAGTGTGACTTCAAACTCATGGCAGTGTCTcgttttattattataatcctTTGCAATGACATATGTGTCTTAACTGTGTAAAATCTGACCAAGCTACTACTTGAGTTCTTTTTAGCTCCAATAAAATCATAATTACTGTTCtgacaaaacatacaaaaacaaatgttgatGACGAACACTCTTCAGTTTTCATCAGCTAATTCAGACTAACAATAATGCATCATAAATgacagacatttttaaaaaggaatCATTAAAACTCAAATGAAAATCCCTGCCAAGATTAACACTGATTAAATACAGTTCCTCCAAATTGTAAGTCCCACCCCGATATCCTGTTTCATGCGTGCGGGTGTTAGAGATCTCAAAGCCATTTTGCAGGACCTTTAAATGCAACGAGGTCACTGAGGAAGAGGCAGACCTGTTTACAGTGTGAACTGCTCTCTATCCGACCTTTATTCATTTGAGTACGGGGAAAAACAACAAGACACCGTACAGTACGTAGAGTACAGTAAATGGTCAGGCAGTACAGTTACTGAATCAAGTGTCGTGGCGTACTGAGGCAGGAGATGATTTGGGGGTTCCAATGACGAGTGAAAGCCTGACATTAACCCGATGGCTTGGAGGGAGAAAGACGGGACGTTTGTTCTCTTCTTAGTCGCTGTCGCTCCTCTCCCCTCTGTGCGGGAGTCGCTTTCCGCTGGAAGGCACAGCAAGCTCATGTTTCACAGACACCTTGGTCTTTGTTTTGCTGTGgagagagagcaggatgaatctAGTCAGTGTCAGAGATTACAGCAGATGTGAcagatttggttttatttgaaatatttttaatgatgtaaTAACCTTGGTTGACCTGTGGCAGGTGGGTTTAACttaaaaatcacacacagtgacttCTAGTGGCAGGTGGTCTCTATTATTACACAGCAGTAGAGCTCAAGGTAAAATAAAGCTAAGGATGCTGCCTATGGACCATCTGAGAAGCACTGGAGCTGACCAAGTAAAAGACAGCAGTCAAGCTGTCACTCACATCTCATAGTCAAACCAGCTGCCgctaggggtgggcgatatattGAATATACTTGATGTATTGTGGCTTGTTCCACATGGAATGTATAAATTGGCTATATTGCaaacatcaagtataaagtagtTAATTTTCACTTCTTAATTCACTATAAAAGTAAAGCGACTGTGAGTCACAAGAGAGACTACTCTGCTCATAGATTTCACTTCCTCCGTGGTTATGTCCTCAAAAGCAGTTCAACAACTAGAGAACTCTGGTCTTCTTCATATCtcacaacaaaaatatttttagatgGCAGTCCCTGAAGCCAAATCTCATCACATGGGGATCTGTGACCTGATTTTGTTTAGTGGTCCTTCACACAAAAAAGGCTGAGAACCACCGGTCTCCAGGAAACACAAGTTACAAAATTTGTCCTCTGAAAGTAGTTCAggtggttttatttttcagtttgcaCTTCTTACCTTTCTTTGTCAAGCAACTCCAGACCATCATTGATTTTCTTCAACATTTCGAAACGTTCGCGACCACGAACCTGCAGGGCAGATCAAAGGGGTATTAACCAAAtagcatgaaaaaaatgtgtaaagaTGTGCAGCTTCATGACAGCATGAATCTTTACATACATGCAGAACAAACACGTCCTTATCGTCCTCCTCTGCACTGGAGGTCGGCTTGGACTTCTTCACAGAAGTGGTGTCAGGAGCTGGAGCCGCAGCCGGGGCACTCTCTACAGAAACAAAGGTGAGGTTAGCAAGGGGACAGCAAGAAGGGGCGGaaactgaaatataaaataatgcaGCAAAAACGTACTTCgttttttggtgtgtttggtgCCGTTCTGCGTCTTGGTGCTGTTTTCCTCTTCAGTTTTGCGATCCCTGCCTGGACACGCACAGACACGCACCTCAAAGCACCTTCGGCCCAAGACAAGTCCACTAGGAAGAAGATGAGCAGTAGTATGGGTCAAAATGTACAACAAATGAATCTGGGACATCCACAACACACGCATAACACAGGTAAAAATGCCAACCAACATGTCCAGTTACACTGTGGCAATCCCACTTCTCTATACGCCAaactaccaccaccaccctcacatctgttaaaagagaAACAAGACTTACTCTGGGGTCTCCAGGGTCAGGATTGTGAGGATCGGCCTTCTATTCATCCCCCCCATGCAGGAACTGTTGCACATGAAGCTCAGCAGGATGGTGGTTATCTCTGAGCCCAGCTGAAACAGgaaaaatagaacattttttATTCACTGCTACTTTAAGTGTTTATAATCAGGGGAAAAGGCAACCTTTTCTTCTGAACTCCTTATCGACACTTCAGGGTGTCCAAAACAGCCAATTTTTTGATTTGGGAAACATTCCTGAATAGTTGCAGAATTTCTGTACTTCATAGACATTGAATTTTCAAGCTAAAATCAGTGTTGTTTGCTCATATACTCACGTAGAAAATGCTTGAAGGTCACACATTAGGAAATATGATGGGATAAAAATAACTGCTGTAGAGTAGACACAGCAGACGTGTTCCCCCTCGGGACAGATCGAGTGGGGCAGTCGTACCTGCGGGGGCTCGTAGGGGACAGTCACACTCTGCCTCTTTGTGTGCGGATCCTCAAAATACTGAGCCCTCTGGCTGCCCTCCACTCTGATCAGATGGCTGCGGTGCTCGGCAGCTGAACAGGAAACAGAttagaaaacattaaaatcagCTCAGATATATTAAGCCCATCAGATTctttgagcaaaagcaaaaaaagaaattttCACTAAAACGTTTCCCTTACCGTCCTCATTCTGGTGATGTGGACATCTTCGGACCACGTCTGCAACATGTTCAGACTTCTTGTAAACTGCTGTGGCCCTCACAATAGCACCCACAGGAACGTCCTTCCTCACCAGGACTTCAATGGGGCTGGTCTTGGCTAGCTGGCAATACAGCTTGTTGAGCTGCTCGGAGTACTGAGAGAAAGAACAGGGAGAAAGCCCAACACGTTATTATCTGTGCACCCGTGGACCAATCACAGCCGGGATGGGGTGGGACATTACAATAAAGACTGACATGCTGCTGCAAAGTTTGGAAATGTTCAACTCCTTGTTACGCATGAATGGTTTTGATTATTGATAAGTTAGTACTTTGCATTAACAAAATAGAGACAATCCAACAGTACAGATCATTTCTCTTGTACAAGGATTTAATGAAAGAACAAAACCTTCTTCTCCTTGTGTCTGCCTCCTCCAAAGAGCAACACATGTCCCTCATTCTACATCTATTTTACTTTAATTATTGTTATAAATATAGTTCAGCAATCTTGTTTACATAAAGTGTGCTGTGGTTTatgtgggtggtggtggtgtgctGGTCTAAGTCAAACAGTCCGGGGCCGTTTTTCATTCCCAATCCATCCCTGGACTCAAGCGCCAACCACCAGTCTAAGACCTGTCTCAGAAAAACTAAGTGCACTTTTATAAACACTAAAAGTTTCATATAACTAATTTTTCTTCTCTGAAAGACCAACAAATACTCAGGTAAGTCAAACTAAaagaccattttttttttacctttcttTCGTCCTTTTTTTTAACCCATTCTGTGCTACAGGAAGACGGCGCAGGGACATGTCCCGTCATGTCAGAGCAGTTCTCTACAACCAGACAGCACCTCTCTCAGAGAGAGCACAAGTTGCAGGGGGGCGGGAGTTTCAGGAAGACCAGCCTAATCTCAATAAAACTGGCCAACTGCAGCGCACTGCTGGGTGAGTCACCGTGGAAACATTAATGCCATTGGCTTTTCAAACGCAGTGCCTGGCTCCAGACTTTACAATTTAGCGAATTGTCACAATGAATAAGATTCCACATGAATACCACCACGAGAGATACGAAAGAATGGATTTTTAGCGCGGTGCCAAGGTaagattttaaaactttttcaatgtttttcacACTTTAAATAATTTTGTGGGTGATAAACACTTAAGGCCAGTGAGTGAGTTTACTGTTGTAAAACTTTTTAATTCCCAAACCTCAATTTTATTACGCTGTACAGTtaatttggatttattttagtGAAACGGGGCAGAGATTCTTCATAGGAAATAAACTAAAGACAAGAAACTCAGTTGAGGAGTAAATGGCGAAACTGAGCAGAAGCAGAGATCCCCTTTGTCTCTGGCGGACTCAAACTTCTGCTCCCTACCATGTTTGGTTGCAGGATAGTGTGCTGCAAGTCCTTACGAACTTTAACATCTACTGTCTAACATTTAAATTCTGTTTAATTCTGTTAAAATGATTCACTATGTTCATTAAGTACAAATGTTTTTTGCTGAAGTTTGTATATTTTGTCTCACATTGTTCAgaacagataaaacaaattAGTTGTCTCATATGTAGCTTAAATATCCGTTGAAATGAGCTGTAACACATTTAGCAGTCAGTTTAACATCACGAGAAATCAACAAATATGTGGAATTTCTAAATTTTTAGATGTTAGGCCTTGGATTACTTACAGTGGAAGTGACAGACTTGGCCGTGCCGGACTTCTGAAATCGAAGTTGGAAGCCATATTCCCCTGGATAGTCTGTTGTAACCGGGACGGTGGAGGACGGGGGAGTAACACCATCTTTAGCAGACATCTCTGGGGGCAGCTCAAACAGATTTTCATCAAACCCTTCAGCAAGCACTTGGTCATTCATGAGCTGTGAAGGAGGGAAATGAGAGCGTCAGTCTGCctccataaataaataagctcCGACTGAAGTTACCGTCAGAAAGCTTTCTCCTACAGTGATTCAATTCAATGTGTTTAAAATGGGGCATGGGCAGGTATGCTTACCAGCATATCCATAGGTCCATCTGTCCTCCATGCGCCATTTGCCGTTGGAATGGTGGAGATAGAGGGAGTCActctgcaaaaaacaaacatgcacaaattggttaacttgttttttttctggagtAAACTGacagtttcaaaatgttatctACTATTAAAACTTAACTTACACAGTCTCCCAAAGCTCTCTGAAGGAGACCTGGCTCAGGGGCAGGCTCTGGCTCAGAGGCAGACTGTCGAACTCTTGCTcttccatcttttttttcactctccTTTGCAGATGCAAAGACAGTGCTGTGGGgataaacaggaagtgaatgtTAAACAACTCAGTCTCTAATTAAATTCTCCATTAGACTGGTCCCATGTTAATCAAGTGGTGTGTGCTAACatttatctttattaacagtCTGCCTACTTTTTTGatcaactgatttattttttagtcAAAAGCATGtctgaaaatagtaaaaaaacaaaaaacaaaaaacaaatccacCACATTATTCAAGAGACCAAATTgatgtttgatgtgtgtgtgtgaccaacatccaaataaatttaaatagcataaagaaagagagaggcagcaATTCCCCCATTTAAGAAGATAAAACCAGGAAATGTTGCCTTTAGTTTAATAAATGCCTAAAAAAATACgtcgattatcaaaatagttttcCTACAATTATTCTGTCGGTCGATCAGACGCTTGAATCCTTTTTAAATAGTCATTATTTTATAAAAATCAAATGAATAGgacacggttacgtttagcgTTGCTAAAGTGTAAAATGCATGGGTGAAACTTTTACACACGAATGAATGCTTAAGTGATAAATCCTGGTTGCTTCCATACAGGAAATGCGAGTTCCCTAAGTTCAATTTAAGTAGGCCATCTGCTCTGAGAAATGCTGACTAACGTTGGCGTTAACCTGAATACTTACGATTCAATTAAACACATATATTCCTGGAAATATCCACATTACAGCTATCTATACGTTTGAAATCGAAAACCATTTACCTGACTTCGCAACTAGCTCTCTTATCAAAACAAACCGCCGGAGAAACCattcaacatgctaacgttagctaccgTCCATTTTCTGTCGAGCCGGAGGCCTGCAGGAACTGAATGAAGTTAGCATCTTCGGTCGTCGCGTCGGCACTTTCAAAATAACTCGACGAATACAACTTAACTAAAAGTCAAAATGTGCTGACGTAGAGAAAAAACTATCGACGGTAAAACAGGATTTGTCTCGCAATTAAAGCACACCCCAATTGTTTTGTTATCTAGCAAGCTTAGCATTAGCTTAACTAGCTAGGTACGTTAGCATAACGTTTTGGAATCCGAGTAACGTTAGCTTAAACTGCCGTAAAACTTTCTTTAACGGTCCAGTAAGTGGCCTTCGGGAGCCTGTTGTAAATAATGACACATGTATGACTACACAGCTACCTTTGTGTCCCGCAACTGCTGTCCAGGGGAGATGAGTCACTTCGATGTAGCTGAGGAGGCGAGAAGAATCGAgtgaaaagtcaaaatattttgaGGTAAAAACGAGCACGTTGTCGTCGGGGAATCCCACAAAAAAGGAAAGGGGAGGGGCGGGTTTTTAAGTCCGCACAGCA harbors:
- the tp53 gene encoding cellular tumor antigen p53, which translates into the protein MEEQEFDSLPLSQSLPLSQVSFRELWETVVTPSISTIPTANGAWRTDGPMDMLLMNDQVLAEGFDENLFELPPEMSAKDGVTPPSSTVPVTTDYPGEYGFQLRFQKSGTAKSVTSTYSEQLNKLYCQLAKTSPIEVLVRKDVPVGAIVRATAVYKKSEHVADVVRRCPHHQNEDAAEHRSHLIRVEGSQRAQYFEDPHTKRQSVTVPYEPPQLGSEITTILLSFMCNSSCMGGMNRRPILTILTLETPDGLVLGRRCFEVRVCACPGRDRKTEEENSTKTQNGTKHTKKRKSAPAAAPAPDTTSVKKSKPTSSAEEDDKDVFVLHVRGRERFEMLKKINDGLELLDKESKTKTKVSVKHELAVPSSGKRLPHRGERSDSD